In the Acidobacteriota bacterium genome, GACACGCGTCCAGGCCAAGCGGCTTGCTTCAATCTGGGCACCCCATTGCCCAGCGGCATGGATGTGACCCAACCTGCCGCCGGTTCCTGCACCATCGCCAGCACAGCCAGAGCGATTATGGGAAACGTCACTGTCGTGACTCCTGCGGCACAGGGGTTCATCACGTTCTGGCCAAGCAACATTCCCAGGCCGCTGATTGCCACCTCGAACTTCCAGACGAGCCGAAACTTCAACCGCTTTTTCACGGTCGGGCTGGGGCCAGCCGACGGCGCATTCAAGATGTTTTCGCTGGCAATGCCCCACCTCGTGGTTGACGTGTCGGGATACTTCGCGCCGTAATGCGGAAGAGAGGCTGAAAGGTCAAAATAGAAAACGCCGGATAGAAGATGAATTTTCTACCCGGCGTTTTCTGATTTTAGAGTTTGTGTTCGGCGTTAAACCTTTTCGCCGCGGGCGCGCATATCAGCCAGCACTTTCTCGATGCCGAGCTTATCAATCGTCTTGATGCCGCGCGGGGTGACGCGCAACCGAACCCAACGGTTTTCGCTCGGAACAAAGAAACGGTGTGATTGCAGATTCGGTTCAAAGCGGCGCTTGGTGCGATTGTTGGCGTGCGAGACGTTGTTGCCGGACATCGGCTTTTTGCCGGTCACCTGACACTTTCTAGCCATCGAATTACCCTCCTACTGAAAAAATTGCGTATTAACGAAGTTTCGGAAGATACACGACAGCGCCGGAAAAAGCCAGCAGCGCGAAATTTTTTGGATTCGTCAGGCATCGTCTTTGACGGCTTGACAGTTTCACGGGCGAGATAGTTTGATAGCAAGACAAATAAAAATTTGCGCAAAACGACTCTCTGAAGCGATGAAAAGATGATTAAACGTGGCCTCTTGCTGGTGCTTTTGATTGCCGCGATAGCGTTTGCCTATGTTCATTTTCAGGTT is a window encoding:
- the rpmB gene encoding 50S ribosomal protein L28; translation: MARKCQVTGKKPMSGNNVSHANNRTKRRFEPNLQSHRFFVPSENRWVRLRVTPRGIKTIDKLGIEKVLADMRARGEKV